The Setaria viridis chromosome 9, Setaria_viridis_v4.0, whole genome shotgun sequence sequence caaataccaaccgggagtaaagctccgcgcacccccttttataccgggtctactttaaaccgggattaaaagggggcgcatcgaaagtcagttgTCTACTAGTGGGAGTACCGTTTTTGAAATGACAGGGATATTTTCATTGAGTAGCTGCGAGTTATGTTGTGCAGCTTAGAGATTAGAAACAATAGTTCAAAATGTTCTCGAATTGAAGTGGATAAGGAATGAAATACCCTATTCAAATTTTAGAACCACGCTTGACACGGGTACATGATTTTATGGACTTCGGCAATGGAGATGAAGAACCATGTTAATTCCTACCAATGTAGGGATTACTATAGTAGTGTATTTGATAAAATTTGCTCCTAGACCAATCATGATATTAATTTATTGTGAGTAACAGAATATATAGCACTTACAGAACTTGCTAATACTCCAAAATGGACGTTTGTGATTCACTCTTGTTTACGTTGAGCAAAAAATCTGCAAATAGAATGACTTGTCCTCATGGTACTTAATTCCTCTGTAATGAACAGGGACCCTCACCTCTCTCTTTCCCCCAATAACAATTGATGACAACATTACTACATACTGGATTGTAAAAATATTATTATGAGTAAAATACACGGGCAGTCCTTGAGCTTGTCATGGGTATCATctaggtccctaaactctcaaaatacattttcaaatcCATGAACTTGTCTCAAGATGCCAActaggtccctaaactctcaaaacatATTTTCAGGTCTCCGAACTTGTCTCAGGGTGTCATCCGAGTccttaaactctcaaagtgcattTCAAGATCCCCCAATCAAGCGCCAAGCAACACATGCGCGATCACCAGCATAAGGTGGTTGTGAAGGCAACGAGCAAGGAGGAAGCATTGTCATCTGTACATGTTACAACTTTAAATATTTGAAAAcgtattttgagagtttagggacccgGATGAAACCCGAGGACATGTTTATGGGTCTAAATATGCACCTTGAGGATTTATGAACCCATGATGATACCTTGAGACAATTTTGGGGCCTAAAAATAgattttgagagtttagagaCCTGGATGATAGCACAAGACAAGTTTAAGGGACCACCGGTATATATTTTACTCTATTATTATTCTCAGATAtgcaattactccctccgtcccatgaaAAGTGCAATTCTAATTTTTTCAGACAGATTAATGATGGCGTGAAAAGACTATCGTACCCTTATTTGTTGGCCTAGAGCCAATTATATGGACATGAAAAGTTTTTATATAAGTGTGGAGGACGATTTGTGCCCTGGTTTATATAAGTTTTAAATAGTGGTCCGAAACAGGTAATTGAAGGGGATTTTGGAAGGCACAGAGATCAGAGAAGGGTGCCCTGGTTCCGTTTGAAAGATTTGATGGGGTGGTAATTGGAAGCAGCCTGGTATTTTATTGTTTATTATATTTTgatgtttaattatttttcctcTCCTAAAAACCTAGTGTTGAGATATATGTAAAAGGGGTACCGTAGACCCatcttgttattttttttctgtttcgaAGTGGTGAAGCATCCCCGTTTTTTACCGCTACTTGCATGAATAAGTGAGTTATTCTTCCTGATGACAGAGAAGCTGAATAATTGTGTAGACTACCTTTGCACTGTCATTGCGCATTCCTCATCTGGGTTACACACTTCATCAGGCTGCTGGGTTGGGTTGCTCTGAAGAGCGAGGTAGTTGAAGTGGTTGCACTTATGTAAGTTTATTTTTCAATGAAATATGGTTATGTCTGGAACTACCCACAAGTTTGAATTAAAAATAACTTTAGAAGTATAGGACAAATCGGATCCAATTGGATTGGCATGAACGATGATGTAACAATTCGAATAATAAGTGGATGTTGATGTGATGATGTTTGACTGGATGTGCGGAGTAGTCCAAACAAACTTATTGGAACGAAGAACGTCCATTGTCATTTTCCATGACTATGGACGTGGTACACAAATAGCTTCAGGAATTGCACTGGGCTTTGTGGGTGATAGTGAATGGCACAGTAAATCAACGGCAGAGAATCTGACAATGTGATGGATCGCAGATCGACATATAGACTGAAACTGAACTATCACTGAAATTAGACGGAACATTGAAGAGACGTAGAGACTGCACAGTGTTCCAGAAACCATGACTACAAGAATCTTATCTTccccttgcaaaaaaaaaaaaactaactgtATTAATTTGTTGAAAAGTTTGATGACAAAATGACAATAATATATGTCATCAACCTCTTTGGAAAAACTGAGAAACCTAACTTCTTGTAtaacaaggaaaaaaatatgaattacAATACCTTTCGCTAAATTTGTTTATAAAAATGAACAAGAGGTCGCTGCCTCAAGAGTTTGTCACAGTTCTGAAGTTTCGAGCCTTTGTTATTCTCGCATATCAATTCGTTTTAGTTCAGAATGATATCAATTCGTCTATAGTCAGGATGCTATATCCCACCTTAATCAGATTTTAATGGTTGGTTCCTTACCATGAAATGTTCAGGGTGGTGGCATGCATGGATGTCCTCGATAAGTTACCATGAAATGTTCATCCACATATTCTTGGACCCATGACCTCGATAAGTTACGACGAACAATGCAGCTCACTCAGTTTGAGTTTCTCCTCTTGAAGATGAGGCTACAACATCAACTATTATTTGTGATTGTTTGCAGTGAATGGATGAGCTTTCATAGAGTTACAACACCAGTCTGCTAAGATAGATTGTTGTATAGTCACTACTGGAATCTGGAAGTTTGGCGTGTGTCCACGGCACAAGGCGAAAGCCaaaatacactcagcaaagattttgccgagtgttaaaatcgacactcggcaaaaaaaaaagcaacgtGACGGTGTGAAGACGGTCACAGCGTGTTTGCTGAGTATCTAACGGCATGGGCACTCGGCAACAAGgcatatttgccgagtgttttttccgTGGATACTCAGCAAACATGgcctctttaccgagtgtcacagctcagacactcggcaaagatgtaTCTGTCCAAAGCATTATTGTATTTCTCCAAGCTATATATTCAATTCTCTCCTGATCATGTAGACATAAACAATAGATACACAAATTCATTATGATAACATTGATCATTAACATATAGAAGCTCCCACAAACAGTACTGCCACATTGTTCACATGACAATGACATCCTTATGTACCATCTCCTAACCAAAAGTATTCTTACCTACAAATTCTCTATTTCTAGCAATGAACCAGATACTAGTCTAACTATGCTTCTGATCACATTAGTTTTCCATccctgcaaaaagaaaattttgattaAGCTAACTGATCATATAGGGTAGCCATATAGGGTAACAAAAATCTAACTGATCATACTACATGATGCTGCCTCATACAGTAGAGTAGCCTGGAGTCTTCTGCAATCTGTTCTTTTCAGTATATTTCGTTCATAGCTTACATAGTGTATATATGGGtgctactaattactactcccGAGAAGTTAAGTTGTGTTGGAACTGTGCTGGTCTGCGCGTAGTTACATATCTGCTTTTATGCCAatgcaagttttttttataatacaGTAATTACAGGAGTGGCTCAGGTAACTGTAAGAATGATCTCTTTACTAGGAACAGATAATGTATCCCAAGTCTCTCAACTATTATGCAGAGGAACAATGGACATATTTAACATTAACAGTTCATAATAGCATTTCAGAACAATTCCAAAGCATGTTTTTTAAAATCTACATGATTTCTAAAGCACCTGTAGTCACTAGTGATATTGTGAAGATCACCCCAACTCCTCATCGTTTAATTATGTGAAATCTTTTCTTTGGTGAAGCACAGCATAATTTTCATGTATTCTTCTGTATCACCCACCGGAGTCACCATCAGAGCATATAATAAAATCAATGAATGCAAAGTCCAGAGCCTGTCAACCTGAGAGATCATACCAATTACAATGAGGTGCCCATAGACTGCAAGGGCATTCAAACAGACATCAAATGTTTCTCCACCTACAGATTCATATATGATGTCCACACCTCTTGGAAACTCTTTCTTCAGAACCTAGAATCGATCATTAGAAAAGTCGTTATTCAAAAGACTCTGGCTGActttatattttatatattcAATATAGATTTGAGTGTAAATGGAAATATATAATTCAAACATATCCTTAAGAAAAATCGTGAACTATACATGATGGTCAAAGATCATGTGTAAGGATAATGTTACTTTGAGGATTCTATCCTGCTACCTACACAGCTGCAACAAACCAACGGCACGATGGCTGACAACCACATACACAACTTATACCTTGCAAAACCACGGCAGGAAGAAGGTGGGGGCCAGCAAGGAGGGCTCACCGCGCCGGGGAGGGGCCAGGGAGGGCCTCACCACGGCAgggagggggtgggggcggcctcACCGCGGCAGCGATGGGGTGGGGGATGGCAATGAAGGTGGGGGGCAGGCACGGGCGTGGGCGCAGGGAGGCCGAAGGACGACGTCAGTGGCAGCGCTGGTGCGGGAACAGCGGAGGGTGGCAGTGGCGGCGTGGATACGCAGGGGCCGAGGGAGGTGACGGCATGGGAGCAGGGCGGAGGACGGCTggtggcagcgggcgtggcgcgggggcggggcggaggaCGGCCGGTGTAAGTGGACGTGGCatgggagggaggtggcggcgtgggcgcgggGCAAAGGacggttggcggcggcgggcgtggcgcgggagggaggtggtggcgtgggagcgGGCGTGGCACGAATGGATAAGAatgagagaggagggaagggaaCGGGGAAAGAATaggaaagagaagaggaaagtgtatttgccgagtgtcagatcgtggcactcggcaaacctatctttgccaagtgcctcaaaccctagacactcggcaaatatatgaattattttttcatttccttatttttcttaacatgtttttcttttttccgatgtactttgaaaataccttgtcaaattaactcaacaatatatatataatttttctactaatattattccattattttatgcagttagagttcaaatttaatttatatatcaattaaaattctataattgcacttaataaattaaaattatcaaacgtatagaaaaaattaccaaaatttcacacgAAACAATCTATATTCTTTATTTTCTATACAAAtagttttgaagtcaaaccccaattcgaccatcactttgactccaaatcttaccggttccttctcaacgttacgatttttcttctgagatgcttcgatttgtaaacatcgtacgtgacaaattgtgcgaaaccttcttaATTTTTTATCAAAGCCTTcatgtatgatatcatcacatgatgacaaatctcataatttacAAATGTCATTTGCTTTTAAATTTAAAAACCAATTGgctgatatcatcacatcatgacaaatctcatgatttataaacttcgtttgctttttttaaatttaaaaaccaatcggccacacgttcgtgatcgtgttttctgaacaagatgttcgaaatttcttttcatttcccaaGTAAGGCCTAACActggactcaataacatgaatatcatttttctacttattttattctgttatttcaatcacttacagttcaaatttgacttgtaccaaaaaattcctagaaatgcaataaattaattaaatatagcaaacagatctagaaatataccaaattttcacatggaataccacatgttgtatgttgagagtagaaaaaatttcaaggttagaagagaaaaaaataaaattatttgccgagtgccacagattTACACTCACCAAACATATTAATGGATGGACACGTGGCatgttctttgccgagtgcctccctttgccagtgttttttttctcttttgctgagtgccaaaatttgccgagtgtttatgCATATTTTTGCTGAGTGTAAGTCTTTGATGAGTGTTTCCACtaatggacactcggcaaacaaattaACAGATGTACACGTGGAACgttctttgctgagtgcctccctttgccgagtgtttatgcgcgtttttgccgagtgtaaatgtttgccgagtgttttttaatCTGTTTACCGTGTGTTgcatttttgccgagtgttttttgttagcactcggcaaatagcttctttgtcgagtgcccgatggaatacactcggcaaagaatatGGCACACGGCAAACCCAAAGTTTCCGGTAGTGAGTCACTGATGTGAAGAATGTATTCGCACTAAAATAGTATTCGTTCTAAAAAATGGAAGTGGTAAGTTTTTAGCACTAAAATATCAATTTGTTTAAGTTCAGAATGATACAGAATAACCTTCAAATGTAAGAAAAGCTTCCAAAAATATTACGAGATACAATAGCTATATACTGCCAACATGTCACAGGCACGCTTGGAATTCAGACACTTCAAGGCAAAAGAATGCGCAAGACTAGCAAGACCAGAAATATTGTTCTTATTCTTTTGGCTCCTCCTAAGTGCTGCCTTTTGCATGAGCAGCGCCCATGTTTTGACCGCTACTAGAATGATGTGCAATGATGCTCTTTTCTTTTGGCTCCATTAATTTGTCTTGACGATCGGGGCACACAAATAATTATGAACAGCGAGTTTTTTTTATTGAACCGACCGCCTTCTCGCAATATGGGTTACAAGTTACAGTTACAGCCGGATCTTTCGAGCAAAAAAGGTTACAGTTACAGCAGCAGGGTTGTGAGTTGGGGAGGCAGGTGAGGTGGTTACATAACTTTATCTTTTGATCAGACATGGTTGTGTCTGCAACTGCCCGGCAGGAGGTAGTGGAATTGTTAACAAGATTGAGGAAGTGTTTGGTTAGTTGTATCATTtggttcatgtatgaaatggttcaaaataataataatccttttatttggttgggtgaattgtatcAACCCATCcaggatgaagccatcccacctaatacattattctattaATTAGAGTGGACCaaatggtacaagcaaatttgTTGAACCCTACCATTCAGAACCATCCATACATGCATCAAGTGATGcattcaaccaaacacaccctgaaTAGAGAATAACGCCTTGGCAACCATAGGACAAATCAAATGAAGTTGGATTGGCATGTACAATGATAATGTAACGATAGTACTAAATTATGGTTTACAATAATTTGCAATATGGTTTCGCAATATGGTTTAAAATAGAAGGCTGCTGATTTCTAACGAGAATGGCTGCCTTATCTAATTTCAGAGCCTCTTTTACTGTCCTTCTAGTAGAAAAATGAGCAGTAGTTCCATTTGGGAAAAGTAATCGGGACCTTCGAACCCTCAACTTCTTATCTCACACGTAGCTTCCTTATCATCTCAGCAACACAACACAGCTAATTAAGTAGGGGATGATATTCTTTTGTATTCACTCGTGGGGGACCTTTTAGTTTTGGTTGGTAAAAAAATGATCGgaatttttgttgaggatggaataTCGTTTCTCTGCTGGTGTGACAGGCTACCTAACAGTAATTTATCTGGAACTGCTCGGTGGTAGTGGAATTGTTCAGAATTTTGAATAAGAAATAGCAACTTGTATTGAGAAGCATAGGACAAACCGAATCCAGTTGTCTTGGCACGCATGTACAACGATAGGAATAATAAGTGGATGTTGATGTGATGAGGTTACCATTGACTGGATTTGTAGACCATTCCAAGCGGATTTGTTTGAACGAACAATGATAGTCATCGTTTTGCACGTCTTTGAACGTAGTACACAAATAGCTCTGGAAAGCACTGTTTCACGGAAGACAGTGAAAGGCACAGGAAAGCTAATAGTGGCAGTCTGATAGTGCTGATGGATGGCGATGAACATAGACCGAAACTGAAGAAGTCTCACTGAAGTTAGACTGAAGATTCATCAAAGAATAAAAATGGGTAAATAGTTCAGAAATGGAAACCcgccccccccaaaaaaaaaaaaaagatagaaactTACCGTATTTATTGAAAGGTTTGATGGCAAAATGACAATATATACGTCAATATCTACATGCCGTCTGAATATGAAAGAATTAGAAAGGGCTGGTAACAAGGGCAAACATCTGAACAGTGGAAAAACGCTTGTTCATTTTGTACACGAATTAATCTCGTTTTTTGCTGTAGGTATTTATTTATAATTCACAGTTTTGCTATGTTTATATAAgaaattggattttttttaggTCTTCCACAGAGGTTTATGACTTGATAAAAATTCCCTTAAGTTAGAATGATATAAAATAATATTCAGATGCAAGAAAACCTTTAAATCAACATTTCGAAGCTGTATAATATTTATGTACAATTTCTTTCTTCTATGATCACACATGTTTCTACTAAACCTTTTTTCTTCTGTCATATACACACAAAACAAATCTATGTAGTCAAAATTGTAGTGCCTCTCTTGATCCCTCTGAAATCCATGGTATCAACACACTCCACTCTGCTTTGATACCTGACCATCAACCTGAGCAGCTCAGTGGCCTTCTCCTTCGTTTCCGCTCTGCACCCAGCCTGGAGAAGCAGGAGCACCTTCTGGAGCGCACCAACCTGCAGCGCCTCAATGATGGCGAGCCGCCTACCTGCCGCCATCGTGGCATCCTCGTCGTCTTCCGGGCATTTCTTGCCGATGCGCAACAATACCGATAGGACGAGCTCGGTGGCCGCGTCGGAGATGCAGAATATTTTCTTGACGAGCACTGGCACGGCAAGCGCGTCGGCACGGGCACACGCCCTCCCATCTCTGTACGCCAGCGCCGCGTCGAGCGCGGCGAGAGCCTTCTCGGCGGTGCTCCGATCGGCGTCGACaagcagctcaacgagcaccggCACGATCCCCGCCGCCACGAGCAGCGCCgtggcgccctcgccggcggcgtacGCGAGGTGGCACGCGGCGACAAGGCACGCCCTGGTTGCGTGCGGGCAGATGGCGTCCCTGATCGTCTTGACTAAGACTTGGACGATGGCGTCGGCGTTCGCGCTCAGGTCGATGGCACCCGCGCCGGACCTGTGAAATGATAGCGAGATGATCTCTCTGATCACGACCACGGCGTGCAGCCTCCTCTGCGGGCCGCCGttcgcggcggtggcgacgagccGCGCCACGGACGCGCTCGAGGAGCTTACGGCCACGATGGCCTCCTCGTCCATGGGCACGACGAGCACAAGCGCTGCCAGAACGCCCTCCAGCACGTCGCTTGCGGCGTCCGCAAAGGATGCGAacgccgcggcgagcgcgcgcCCCGCTCCGGCGGACGCGAGGCGGCGTCGGCTCCGCTCGCCCAACCCGGCGAGC is a genomic window containing:
- the LOC140221351 gene encoding U-box domain-containing protein 21-like, which codes for MSSLQLRTAPAMEEPPPEFLCPITLDLMRDPVAAPTGITYDRAAIKSWLLAGGQRTCPITHGELRAADLVPNHTLGRLIQEWCAVNRPRGGVEQAIAATSEEVAVADVEEATRAGDADRCAAAARWVRRLAGLGERSRRRLASAGAGRALAAAFASFADAASDVLEGVLAALVLVVPMDEEAIVAVSSSSASVARLVATAANGGPQRRLHAVVVIREIISLSFHRSGAGAIDLSANADAIVQVLVKTIRDAICPHATRACLVAACHLAYAAGEGATALLVAAGIVPVLVELLVDADRSTAEKALAALDAALAYRDGRACARADALAVPVLVKKIFCISDAATELVLSVLLRIGKKCPEDDEDATMAAGRRLAIIEALQVGALQKVLLLLQAGCRAETKEKATELLRLMVRYQSRVECVDTMDFRGIKRGTTILTT